A genomic segment from Lutibacter sp. A80 encodes:
- a CDS encoding PIG-L family deacetylase: MNKFTIFLLFSIFSSALLFSQAPKKPTSGEIYESIQKLNFLGTVLYVAAHPDDENTRLISYFANDVKARTAYLSLTRGDGGQNLIGPQIRELLGVIRTQELLAARKIDGGEQFFTRANDFGYSKHPDETLEIWNKDEVLKDVVAVIRKFKPDVIVNRFNHKTPGTTHGHHTASAMLSVNAFDLAADKNYKTHLQNDEVWQAKRIFYNTSWWFYGSQENFEKADKTNLIDLEIGTYYPHKGLSNSEIASLSRSQHQSQGFGSIGLRGDLTEYLEFIKGDFPNNKNVFDGIDTTWNRVKGGGEIAEILTNVENNYDFKNPEASIPQLVAAYKLIQNIEDTYWKTLKTDEIKNIIAACSGLYLEAVADNSLTTKNSKNTINIEAINRSDFNINLQSVTINPLNITNNKAVALTNNVSHQFSLDVEVSSDINNTYPYWLHTKGTMGMYAVPNKDLIGLPETPREIKAEFLLDFNGVIIPFTKEVVYKYNDPVKGEVYQPFEVLPKISAAFTEKVHIFAEEESQKIIIKVKALKANLKGNLSLKIPENWVVMPTNFDFSLVQKGAEQSFQFNVSPPKNQSEAFISPIIKIDRETYTDELVEVAYNHIPFQSIVMPSEAKVVRLNIEKKGQVIGYIQGAGDVIPTSLRQIGYTVVELDEDAVTPEKLQNFDAVVLGIRAYNTSERAKFYQDNLHNYVKNGGTLIVQYNTNRGLKVAKVAPYPLTLSRDRVTDENSEVRILNTNHELLNYPNKISNKDFNGWVQERGLYFPNEWDSNFEAILSMNDKNETSKNGSLLVAKYGEGNFIYTGLSFFRELPAGVPGAYKLFANMLSIGKNNTEKQLKN; encoded by the coding sequence ATGAACAAATTTACAATATTCCTTTTATTTTCTATTTTTTCTTCCGCATTATTATTTTCACAAGCACCTAAAAAACCTACTTCTGGAGAGATTTACGAATCTATTCAAAAATTAAACTTTTTAGGAACAGTTTTATATGTTGCTGCGCATCCAGATGATGAAAATACACGGTTGATTTCTTATTTTGCAAATGATGTAAAAGCTAGAACTGCTTATTTAAGTTTAACAAGAGGTGATGGTGGTCAAAATTTAATTGGGCCACAAATTAGAGAGCTTTTGGGGGTAATTAGAACTCAAGAATTGTTGGCCGCTAGAAAAATTGATGGTGGTGAACAGTTTTTTACAAGAGCCAACGATTTTGGTTATTCTAAACATCCAGATGAAACTTTAGAAATTTGGAATAAAGATGAGGTGTTAAAAGATGTTGTTGCAGTTATTAGAAAATTTAAACCAGATGTAATTGTAAATAGGTTTAATCATAAAACGCCAGGTACTACGCACGGACATCATACTGCATCGGCTATGTTAAGTGTTAATGCATTTGATTTAGCTGCTGATAAAAACTATAAAACTCATTTACAAAATGATGAAGTTTGGCAAGCTAAAAGAATATTTTACAATACTTCATGGTGGTTTTATGGAAGTCAAGAGAATTTTGAAAAAGCTGATAAAACTAATTTAATAGATTTAGAAATTGGTACTTATTATCCGCACAAGGGATTGTCTAATAGTGAAATAGCTTCTTTAAGTAGAAGTCAACATCAATCTCAAGGTTTTGGAAGCATAGGTTTAAGAGGTGACTTAACAGAATATTTAGAATTTATTAAAGGAGATTTTCCAAACAATAAAAATGTTTTTGATGGTATTGATACCACTTGGAATCGAGTAAAAGGAGGAGGAGAAATTGCTGAAATTTTGACAAATGTTGAAAATAATTACGATTTTAAAAATCCTGAAGCAAGTATACCGCAATTAGTAGCTGCTTATAAATTAATTCAAAATATAGAAGATACTTATTGGAAAACTTTAAAAACAGATGAGATAAAAAATATTATTGCAGCTTGTTCTGGTTTGTATTTAGAGGCTGTAGCTGATAATTCTTTAACAACTAAAAATTCTAAAAACACAATTAATATTGAAGCTATTAACAGAAGTGATTTTAATATTAATTTACAGTCTGTAACAATAAATCCCTTAAATATTACGAACAATAAAGCAGTTGCTTTAACAAATAATGTATCGCACCAGTTTTCTTTAGATGTTGAGGTTTCTTCAGATATCAATAATACATATCCGTATTGGCTTCATACAAAAGGAACAATGGGAATGTATGCAGTGCCAAATAAGGATTTAATTGGTTTACCTGAAACGCCACGTGAAATTAAGGCAGAGTTTTTGTTAGATTTTAACGGAGTTATTATACCTTTTACTAAGGAAGTAGTTTATAAATATAACGATCCGGTTAAAGGTGAAGTTTATCAGCCATTTGAAGTGTTGCCAAAAATTTCAGCTGCTTTTACTGAAAAGGTACATATTTTTGCAGAAGAAGAATCTCAAAAAATAATAATAAAAGTAAAAGCATTAAAAGCGAATTTAAAAGGAAATTTATCATTAAAAATTCCTGAAAATTGGGTTGTTATGCCTACAAATTTCGATTTTAGTTTAGTTCAAAAAGGAGCAGAGCAAAGCTTTCAGTTTAATGTGAGTCCGCCAAAAAATCAATCAGAAGCTTTTATTTCTCCAATTATTAAAATTGATAGAGAAACTTATACAGATGAATTGGTTGAAGTAGCTTATAATCATATTCCATTTCAATCTATTGTAATGCCTTCGGAAGCTAAAGTAGTACGTTTAAATATAGAGAAAAAAGGTCAGGTTATTGGCTATATTCAAGGAGCTGGAGATGTTATTCCAACAAGTTTACGTCAAATTGGGTATACGGTTGTTGAGTTAGATGAAGATGCTGTTACACCAGAAAAATTACAAAATTTTGATGCTGTTGTTTTAGGAATTAGAGCTTATAATACAAGTGAAAGAGCTAAATTTTATCAAGATAATTTACATAATTATGTAAAAAATGGTGGGACTTTAATTGTACAATACAATACCAATAGAGGATTAAAAGTAGCTAAGGTTGCGCCATACCCATTAACCCTTTCAAGAGATAGAGTTACAGATGAAAACTCTGAAGTTCGTATTTTAAACACAAATCACGAATTGCTAAATTATCCAAATAAAATTTCAAATAAAGATTTTAATGGTTGGGTACAAGAACGCGGTTTGTATTTTCCAAATGAATGGGATTCTAACTTTGAAGCAATTTTAAGTATGAATGATAAAAATGAAACTTCAAAAAATGGAAGTTTATTAGTAGCAAAATACGGTGAAGGTAATTTTATTTATACAGGGTTGAGCTTTTTTAGAGAATTGCCGGCAGGTGTTCCAGGAGCTTATAAATTGTTTGCAAATATGCTTTCAATTGGTAAAAACAATACTGAAAAACAATTAAAAAATTAA
- a CDS encoding sodium:solute symporter → MEQLDWIILIGTLLFIVSYGAYKTKGSKNVTDYIKGGSEAKWWTIGLSVMATQASAITFLSTPGQAFHSGMGFVQFYFGLPIAMVVICLVFIPIYHRLKVFTAYEFLEKRFDLKTRSLAAILFLVQRGLAAGITIFAPAIILSAVLGWDLTTLNIIIGILVIIYTVTGGTKAVSVTQKQQMAVIFGGMFIAFYLIVSYLPADISFSKALKIAGASGKMEVLDFSFNLDNRYTFWSGIIGGTFLALSYFGTDQSQVQRYLSGKSMKEMQLGLIFNGLLKVPMQFFILLVGVMVFVFYQFNASPLNFNPAATEIVKNSEYAQEYLDLENKHKEIEVLKSEANLNYGKDLNNKALLSEIQKLNTLEIENRTQAKELIKKADSNAETNDKDYVFIHFILNNLPRGLIGLLLAVILSAAMSSTASELNALASTTAMDLFKRNVKGEKSERYFVNASKWFTLAWGIMAILVACFASLFDNLIQLVNIIGSIFYGNVLGIFLLAFFIKFVKGNAVFVAAIITQAIVIVGWWLDWMPYLWLNLFGCVLVMGIAILLQAFTKNTDLETV, encoded by the coding sequence ATGGAGCAATTAGACTGGATTATACTTATTGGAACGTTGCTATTTATAGTATCTTATGGAGCTTATAAAACTAAAGGGAGTAAAAATGTTACGGACTATATAAAAGGGGGAAGTGAAGCTAAATGGTGGACTATTGGCTTGTCTGTGATGGCAACTCAAGCTAGTGCCATTACTTTTTTATCTACTCCAGGTCAAGCATTTCATAGTGGAATGGGGTTTGTGCAATTTTATTTTGGTTTGCCAATAGCAATGGTGGTTATTTGTTTGGTATTTATTCCTATTTACCATCGTTTAAAAGTTTTTACAGCCTATGAATTTTTAGAAAAAAGATTCGATTTAAAAACTAGGAGTTTAGCAGCAATTCTATTTTTAGTTCAGAGAGGTTTGGCGGCAGGGATTACTATTTTTGCACCAGCAATTATTTTATCAGCGGTGTTAGGCTGGGATTTAACCACGTTAAATATTATAATTGGTATATTGGTTATAATTTATACGGTAACTGGTGGAACAAAGGCAGTAAGTGTTACTCAAAAGCAGCAAATGGCTGTAATTTTTGGAGGAATGTTTATCGCTTTTTATTTAATAGTAAGTTATTTACCTGCTGATATTTCATTCTCTAAAGCTTTAAAAATAGCGGGTGCTAGTGGCAAAATGGAAGTGCTAGATTTCTCTTTTAATTTAGATAATCGTTATACTTTTTGGAGTGGAATTATTGGAGGTACATTTTTAGCATTGTCTTATTTTGGTACAGATCAAAGTCAAGTACAACGATATTTGTCTGGTAAATCTATGAAAGAAATGCAATTAGGACTTATTTTTAACGGTTTGTTAAAAGTGCCAATGCAATTTTTTATATTGTTGGTTGGTGTTATGGTATTTGTATTTTACCAATTTAATGCTTCACCTTTAAATTTTAATCCGGCAGCTACTGAAATTGTAAAAAATTCTGAATATGCACAAGAATATTTAGACTTAGAAAATAAGCACAAAGAAATTGAAGTTTTAAAATCTGAAGCAAATTTAAATTACGGGAAAGATTTAAATAATAAGGCGTTACTTTCTGAAATTCAAAAGTTAAATACTTTAGAAATTGAAAATAGAACTCAAGCAAAAGAGTTGATTAAAAAAGCAGATAGTAATGCAGAAACCAACGATAAAGATTATGTTTTTATTCATTTTATTTTAAATAATTTGCCACGAGGTTTAATAGGTTTGTTGTTAGCTGTTATTTTATCTGCAGCAATGTCTAGTACAGCTTCAGAATTAAATGCATTGGCAAGTACAACAGCAATGGATTTATTTAAACGCAATGTAAAAGGTGAAAAATCTGAGCGTTACTTTGTAAACGCATCTAAGTGGTTTACATTAGCTTGGGGAATTATGGCAATATTAGTTGCCTGTTTTGCGAGTTTATTCGATAATTTAATTCAATTGGTAAATATTATAGGCTCAATTTTTTATGGCAATGTTTTAGGTATATTTTTATTAGCATTTTTTATAAAGTTTGTAAAAGGAAATGCTGTATTTGTAGCTGCTATTATTACGCAAGCTATTGTAATTGTTGGTTGGTGGCTAGATTGGATGCCGTATTTATGGCTTAATTTATTTGGGTGTGTATTGGTAATGGGAATTGCTATTTTATTGCAAGCCTTTACTAAAAATACGGATTTAGAAACTGTTTAA
- a CDS encoding phosphodiester glycosidase family protein — translation MKKMQHRNHLTVLLIIFNVFITFSQQKKGLNSQQKSIGEAIEFIQIKTDTLFNSNQIISLLILQKNAANKYNLAFGYNNTELVQTSTIAKKNNAIAAINGGFFNMKDGGSVTYFEVNDTVINKTSNPNNKLMDGAIIIKNDFDITLELANSDHYYEASKQEAAVLITGPLLLQNSKALKLPDMKFVNNRHPRTCLCKTEESVILITIDGRQKEAHGMNLMETQDYLKTLNCIDAINLDGGGSTTMWLQDKGIVNFPSDITGERPVANALLIIDKVKHNKIKH, via the coding sequence ATGAAAAAAATGCAACATAGAAACCACCTTACTGTTTTACTGATTATTTTCAATGTTTTTATCACTTTTAGTCAGCAAAAAAAAGGATTAAACAGTCAACAAAAATCTATAGGTGAAGCCATAGAATTTATTCAAATAAAAACAGATACTCTTTTTAATAGCAATCAAATAATAAGTCTTTTAATATTACAAAAAAATGCAGCTAACAAATACAACTTAGCATTTGGTTATAACAATACCGAATTAGTACAAACAAGCACAATTGCCAAAAAAAATAATGCAATTGCAGCTATAAATGGTGGTTTTTTTAATATGAAAGATGGCGGAAGTGTTACTTATTTTGAAGTAAATGATACTGTAATTAATAAAACCAGCAACCCTAATAACAAGTTAATGGATGGAGCTATTATTATTAAAAATGATTTTGATATTACATTAGAACTTGCTAATTCAGATCATTATTATGAAGCCTCAAAACAAGAAGCTGCGGTATTGATAACTGGTCCATTGCTTTTACAGAATTCTAAAGCCTTAAAGTTACCAGATATGAAATTTGTAAACAATCGACACCCAAGAACTTGTTTATGTAAAACAGAAGAATCTGTAATCTTAATCACTATTGATGGACGTCAAAAAGAAGCACACGGAATGAATTTAATGGAAACTCAAGATTATTTGAAAACTTTAAATTGTATAGACGCTATAAACCTTGATGGTGGTGGGTCTACAACTATGTGGCTTCAAGATAAAGGTATTGTTAATTTTCCAAGTGATATAACAGGTGAAAGACCTGTAGCAAATGCTTTATTAATAATAGATAAAGTAAAACACAATAAAATCAAGCATTAA